A part of Anaerohalosphaeraceae bacterium genomic DNA contains:
- a CDS encoding glycosyltransferase → MKILPFTAGFVPGRMLTKDNLYEWSSKTMICIAISTIVLGAWAQRDQIEGVLDRLTSLQWGIAYLAVARSLFVINVAALLWRFYLVLFYKPARTCTDSELPTCTVIIPAYNEGRHVADTIDSVAASDYPTDKLQIIAVDDGSADDTWEWIQQAAARHPHLVTPLRLKRNSGKRKALYEGFIRSNAEILVTIDSDSLIEKNTLRNLVSPFITQANVGAVAGNVRVLNQHQGLIPKMLDVSFAFSFDFIRASQSQVDSVLCTPGALSAYRRDLVMKVLRVWMNQRFLGQKSNIGEDRAMTNLILKQGFAVKFQSNAVVFTQVPVRYKGLCKMFLRWARSNIRETIVMARFVFKPFRTNRLGAQLNFLHSVVNLFGATIMIFGTLGCLLWEPQAFLAQLLLGAEMMAIIPGTFYALKYRSSNALWAFAYSLFWLAGLFWISPYALLTVGNNKWLTRTLPAPGTVTAAAVRQPVKPAGSPVSRTLLPV, encoded by the coding sequence ATGAAAATACTGCCGTTTACAGCCGGGTTTGTACCGGGCCGTATGCTCACAAAAGACAACCTGTATGAGTGGTCGAGTAAAACGATGATTTGCATCGCCATCTCGACCATCGTCCTCGGCGCCTGGGCCCAGCGGGACCAAATCGAAGGAGTCCTCGATCGGCTTACGTCCCTTCAATGGGGAATTGCTTATCTGGCCGTCGCCCGCTCTCTCTTCGTAATCAACGTAGCAGCCCTCCTGTGGCGCTTCTATCTTGTCCTCTTTTATAAGCCCGCCCGGACGTGTACGGACAGCGAATTGCCGACCTGCACCGTCATCATTCCTGCTTACAATGAAGGCCGTCACGTAGCCGACACCATCGACAGTGTGGCGGCCAGCGATTATCCGACCGACAAACTCCAAATTATCGCCGTCGATGACGGCAGTGCTGACGACACATGGGAGTGGATTCAGCAGGCTGCCGCCCGACATCCTCATCTGGTCACGCCGCTTCGGCTCAAACGCAACAGCGGAAAGCGAAAAGCCCTGTACGAAGGTTTTATTCGGAGCAATGCGGAGATTTTGGTCACCATCGACAGCGACTCCCTCATTGAGAAAAACACGCTGCGCAATCTCGTCAGTCCTTTTATTACCCAAGCCAACGTCGGCGCTGTCGCCGGAAACGTTCGAGTGCTCAACCAGCATCAGGGACTGATTCCCAAGATGCTCGATGTTTCTTTTGCCTTCAGTTTTGATTTTATCCGCGCCAGCCAAAGCCAGGTTGACTCCGTCCTTTGCACCCCTGGCGCTCTGTCCGCCTATCGACGGGACCTCGTGATGAAGGTTCTGCGTGTATGGATGAATCAGCGCTTCCTCGGACAAAAATCCAACATTGGTGAAGACCGGGCGATGACCAACCTCATCCTCAAGCAGGGATTCGCGGTTAAGTTTCAGTCCAATGCCGTCGTCTTCACGCAGGTTCCCGTCCGCTACAAGGGCTTGTGCAAAATGTTCCTTCGGTGGGCCCGCAGCAATATCCGGGAAACAATCGTGATGGCCCGTTTTGTCTTCAAACCCTTCCGGACCAACCGCCTCGGAGCCCAGCTGAATTTCCTCCACAGCGTGGTCAACCTGTTCGGGGCAACTATTATGATTTTCGGCACGCTCGGCTGCCTCCTCTGGGAACCCCAGGCCTTTTTGGCCCAACTCCTTTTGGGGGCGGAGATGATGGCGATTATCCCCGGCACGTTTTATGCTCTCAAGTACCGCTCCAGCAACGCCCTCTGGGCCTTTGCTTATTCGCTTTTCTGGCTGGCCGGCCTTTTCTGGATCAGCCCCTATGCCCTCCTGACCGTCGGCAACAACAAATGGCTCACCCGCACCCTGCCCGCCCCCGGCACCGTCACCGCTGCAGCCGTCAGACAGCCCGTAAAACCCGCCGGCAGCCCTGTCAGCCGCACCCTTCTGCCCGTCTGA
- a CDS encoding efflux RND transporter periplasmic adaptor subunit codes for MKKKQKVILFVGIGLVLLISCCGLLSHQMKKKALAKTTLKVRTEVVKRGELVETVNAPGDIQPRTKVDISAKVSARITELPYKEGETVTAGNPNADPPIPPSVLVRLDDRDMVSRLNSAEATYEAQKAQIEVEKARIFSQKASLAGQKSRLEQARQDFERQKKLFESQDISQSAYDQARTSFEELQAQVEAAEKNLQAAQLNLVVMEHNLRAAQARVEEAREALSYTTITAPIDGVITRLNAEVGEVVMTGTMNNPGTVILTVADLSQMILNAQVDESNIGRVKVGQPAKVHVQAFWEEEFKGTVHSIALTSSRSTTTGAKYYETKILLEGDVGKLYTGLTADVNIEVARYQGVLLVPSQAVLERRIDDLPEDVRKNNPLVDPKKSFLTVVFRLIDGKTRITPVRVGPSDLLNTLIEAGLNEGDKIIVGPYKILETLQNDMPAEEIAESREDGHDA; via the coding sequence GTGAAAAAGAAACAGAAAGTTATCCTGTTTGTCGGGATTGGCTTGGTTCTTCTGATTTCCTGCTGCGGCCTTCTTTCCCATCAGATGAAAAAGAAGGCCCTGGCCAAAACGACGCTGAAGGTGCGCACGGAAGTCGTGAAACGGGGCGAACTGGTGGAAACAGTGAACGCCCCCGGCGACATTCAGCCCCGAACGAAGGTCGATATCAGCGCCAAGGTGTCAGCCCGCATCACAGAACTGCCCTACAAAGAAGGCGAAACCGTCACAGCAGGCAATCCAAACGCCGACCCGCCGATTCCGCCGTCCGTGCTGGTGCGTCTGGACGACCGGGATATGGTCAGCCGACTGAACAGCGCTGAAGCAACCTACGAGGCCCAAAAGGCCCAGATTGAGGTCGAAAAGGCCCGGATTTTCAGCCAGAAGGCCTCACTGGCGGGACAAAAGAGCCGCCTGGAGCAGGCCCGTCAGGACTTCGAACGCCAAAAGAAACTCTTCGAAAGTCAGGACATCAGCCAGTCCGCCTATGACCAGGCCCGGACATCTTTTGAAGAGCTGCAGGCCCAGGTTGAAGCCGCTGAAAAGAACCTGCAGGCCGCCCAGCTGAATCTGGTTGTGATGGAGCACAATCTGCGGGCGGCTCAGGCCCGTGTGGAGGAAGCCCGCGAAGCCCTCAGCTATACCACGATTACCGCTCCGATAGACGGCGTAATTACCCGCCTGAACGCCGAGGTCGGCGAGGTCGTGATGACCGGCACAATGAACAATCCCGGCACAGTGATTCTGACGGTAGCGGACCTGTCCCAAATGATTCTGAATGCACAGGTCGATGAAAGCAACATCGGGCGCGTCAAGGTCGGCCAGCCCGCCAAAGTTCACGTCCAGGCCTTCTGGGAAGAGGAGTTCAAGGGCACCGTGCACTCCATCGCCCTGACCAGCAGCCGCTCCACCACCACCGGCGCCAAATATTACGAAACCAAGATTCTGCTGGAAGGAGACGTGGGCAAATTGTACACAGGCCTGACGGCCGATGTGAACATCGAAGTCGCCCGCTATCAGGGTGTGCTGCTGGTGCCCAGCCAGGCGGTGCTCGAACGGCGAATCGATGATTTGCCGGAGGACGTCCGCAAAAATAACCCGCTGGTGGACCCCAAAAAATCATTTCTGACGGTGGTATTTCGCCTGATTGACGGCAAGACTCGAATTACACCCGTGCGCGTCGGCCCCAGCGACCTGCTCAATACCCTCATCGAGGCAGGACTGAACGAAGGCGACAAAATCATCGTCGGCCCCTATAAAATCCTCGAAACCCTTCAGAATGATATGCCTGCCGAAGAAATCGCCGAATCCCGAGAAGACGGCCATGACGCCTAA
- a CDS encoding ABC transporter ATP-binding protein produces MTPNDVLISLKNIHRRYRVGSETVHALRGVNLQVRRNEYVAIMGHSGSGKSTLMNILGCLDRADEGTYELNGILTTEMSGAQLAQIRNEQIGFVFQSYELLPRLNALKNVELPLLYSRVGFRARRRMAQEALERVGLAERMHHRPNQLSGGEKQRVAVARALVARPSLLLADEPTGNLDTQTSQSIMALFETLYQQGQTIILVTHEADIACHARRIVRMRDGQIISDLPVEQDPAWALLHPTGSVPQKENR; encoded by the coding sequence ATGACGCCTAATGATGTGCTGATTTCCCTCAAAAACATCCATCGCCGCTATCGCGTCGGCAGCGAAACAGTCCATGCCCTGCGAGGCGTCAATCTGCAGGTGCGGCGCAATGAATACGTGGCGATCATGGGCCACAGCGGTTCCGGCAAAAGCACCCTGATGAACATCCTCGGCTGTCTGGACCGGGCGGACGAAGGCACTTACGAGCTTAACGGCATCCTGACGACGGAAATGAGCGGAGCCCAGCTGGCCCAGATACGAAATGAACAGATCGGATTTGTGTTTCAGTCGTATGAGCTGCTGCCGCGGCTGAATGCCCTGAAAAACGTGGAGCTGCCTCTGCTGTATTCGAGGGTCGGTTTCCGGGCACGACGGCGAATGGCACAGGAGGCCCTCGAACGGGTGGGTCTGGCCGAACGAATGCACCATCGGCCCAACCAGCTCAGCGGCGGCGAAAAACAGCGTGTGGCCGTCGCCCGGGCACTCGTTGCCCGTCCCAGTCTGCTCCTGGCCGATGAGCCGACCGGCAACCTCGACACCCAGACCAGCCAGAGCATTATGGCCCTGTTTGAAACCCTTTATCAGCAGGGACAGACGATCATTCTGGTGACACACGAAGCGGATATCGCCTGTCATGCCCGGCGCATCGTTCGAATGCGGGATGGACAAATCATCAGCGACCTGCCGGTCGAGCAGGACCCCGCCTGGGCCCTGCTGCACCCGACGGGCTCTGTGCCTCAAAAGGAGAACCGATGA
- a CDS encoding ABC transporter permease — protein sequence MKTLLLTPLIFLRLLLQSILLALGQIWVNKTRGLLTTLGIIIGVASVTAVVAGMNGMNAMIMENFEFFGTKKIFLWPERPRTGAQKNTNWWEIRFRPEQFEGVLEHCPSVEYLTLMSRVGNMTARYKDHTAENVQVTGVEESWFKIENRPISRGRPFSYLDQRQARRVCVIPQKLQEKLYLDRDCIGQTIQLDYHTFLIIGIVEERPRAFFEGQGDRIEVFIPFQTAQSIRESWIEAMASCKSTDLAEEAKAELTFFLRKMRKVPPGEPNNFGVFFMESEVAKVRSMMAMLSLVAAAIVSISLVVGGIGIMNIMLVSVSERTREIGLRKAVGAKASAILMQFLVEAVVLCLIGGLIGLGLGHLLAKLISQTAGFLAKAQVPGWATLLAVGFSTAVGIFFGMFPAVKAARLNPIEALRHE from the coding sequence ATGAAGACGCTGCTGCTGACACCGCTGATTTTTCTGCGTCTGCTCCTCCAGAGCATCCTGCTGGCCTTAGGACAAATCTGGGTCAACAAAACCCGCGGTCTTCTGACAACGCTGGGCATTATTATCGGCGTGGCCTCTGTGACAGCGGTCGTGGCCGGGATGAACGGGATGAATGCGATGATTATGGAGAACTTTGAGTTCTTCGGCACCAAAAAAATCTTCCTCTGGCCCGAGCGGCCCCGTACCGGTGCCCAGAAAAACACCAACTGGTGGGAAATCCGCTTCCGTCCCGAGCAGTTTGAAGGCGTCCTGGAACACTGCCCCTCCGTCGAATATCTGACGCTGATGAGCCGAGTGGGCAATATGACCGCCCGCTACAAAGACCACACAGCGGAAAATGTGCAGGTGACCGGCGTTGAAGAAAGCTGGTTTAAGATTGAAAACCGCCCCATCAGCCGCGGCCGTCCTTTCTCTTATCTTGACCAGCGTCAGGCACGCCGGGTCTGTGTCATCCCGCAAAAACTCCAGGAAAAACTGTATCTGGACCGCGACTGCATCGGACAGACCATTCAGCTGGATTATCATACTTTTCTGATTATCGGCATCGTCGAAGAAAGGCCCCGGGCCTTTTTTGAAGGACAGGGAGACCGCATCGAAGTCTTTATCCCCTTCCAGACGGCCCAGTCGATTCGCGAATCCTGGATTGAGGCGATGGCCTCCTGCAAAAGCACAGATTTAGCCGAAGAGGCCAAGGCGGAACTGACCTTCTTTCTGCGGAAAATGCGGAAGGTGCCACCGGGAGAACCCAACAACTTCGGCGTCTTCTTTATGGAAAGTGAAGTCGCCAAAGTCCGTTCGATGATGGCCATGCTCAGTTTGGTGGCCGCGGCCATTGTGAGCATTTCCCTGGTGGTCGGCGGAATCGGGATTATGAATATTATGCTCGTATCCGTCTCAGAACGAACAAGAGAAATCGGCCTGCGAAAGGCCGTCGGGGCCAAGGCATCCGCTATTCTGATGCAGTTTCTGGTCGAAGCCGTCGTGCTCTGCCTGATTGGAGGATTGATTGGGCTGGGTCTGGGGCACCTGCTGGCCAAGCTCATTTCACAGACCGCCGGCTTTCTGGCCAAAGCCCAGGTCCCCGGCTGGGCAACCCTGCTGGCTGTGGGATTTTCCACCGCCGTCGGCATCTTTTTCGGAATGTTTCCGGCCGTCAAAGCGGCCCGTCTGAATCCTATTGAGGCCCTGCGTCATGAATAA
- a CDS encoding TolC family protein, translating into MNKKHALLGWLVGLSLLLLGCDTTPEPVSFYEAKAKPEKLRQIEPLILPAAEPNEQPQPPAPLPEEIRLTLEQCRAWALENNLGLKAELLSPTIAAEALSAEEAKFEASFFSRIQYSKTDRPVGTALFVQGSSTESATVDLGVQMPLQTGGTLTVDLVDNRTLTNQTSFFLNPSYSTGLAFSISQPLLRNAGHRASMYSIRLRRYDQQIAEARTKLEVISVLAAADRAYWRLAAARKELEVRLQQYDLAKAQLERAQRMAAAGQTAEVEVLRAQAGMASQAEQIILAENNLRARQRELKRIVNQLNLPVQSPVRLIPATEPDLVRYELDTKDLVAKAIENRMELLEMELQIARQVSTIDYLKNQALPVVNLEYTYNINGLGPTRNDSYDLLQENRFADHRLGLTLLIPLGNEAAKSNLRAAFYQRMQLLATQENRKSLIEMEVLNAVDQAQANWQRILAARQNVLLEARLVEAEIRQFENGLRTSTDVLEAQARLANAQSAEIRAVTEYQISLVDLAYATGTLMGAAKVDWEPITVRR; encoded by the coding sequence ATGAATAAAAAACACGCTCTGCTCGGATGGCTTGTCGGACTGTCTCTTCTTTTGCTCGGCTGCGATACAACTCCGGAACCGGTTTCGTTTTATGAAGCAAAGGCCAAGCCGGAAAAACTGCGACAAATTGAGCCGCTGATTCTTCCGGCGGCGGAACCCAACGAACAGCCCCAGCCCCCCGCTCCCCTGCCGGAGGAAATCCGGCTGACCCTCGAACAGTGCCGGGCCTGGGCACTGGAAAACAATCTCGGACTGAAGGCCGAACTGCTCAGTCCGACAATCGCCGCCGAAGCCCTCAGTGCTGAGGAGGCCAAATTTGAGGCATCGTTCTTCAGCCGCATTCAGTATTCCAAAACAGACCGTCCGGTCGGAACCGCCCTTTTTGTCCAGGGCTCCAGCACGGAATCAGCCACGGTGGATTTGGGCGTTCAGATGCCCCTGCAGACGGGCGGCACCCTGACGGTGGATTTGGTGGACAATCGAACTCTCACAAACCAGACTTCATTTTTCCTGAATCCTTCCTACTCCACCGGTCTGGCTTTCTCCATCAGCCAGCCGCTGCTTCGGAATGCCGGGCATCGAGCTTCTATGTACTCCATCCGTCTCCGCCGGTATGACCAGCAGATAGCCGAGGCCCGTACAAAACTGGAAGTCATTTCCGTACTGGCGGCGGCGGATCGGGCGTATTGGCGTCTGGCGGCGGCCCGCAAGGAACTGGAGGTCCGGCTTCAGCAGTATGACCTGGCCAAGGCTCAATTGGAACGGGCTCAGCGGATGGCGGCGGCAGGCCAGACAGCCGAAGTGGAAGTCCTTCGGGCTCAGGCCGGAATGGCCTCGCAGGCCGAGCAGATTATCTTAGCGGAAAACAACCTTCGGGCCCGTCAGCGGGAATTAAAAAGGATTGTCAATCAGCTGAATCTGCCGGTCCAATCACCCGTGCGGCTGATTCCGGCCACGGAACCGGATTTGGTTCGATACGAACTGGATACAAAAGATTTGGTCGCCAAAGCAATCGAAAACCGAATGGAGCTGCTGGAGATGGAACTCCAGATTGCCCGTCAGGTCAGCACGATTGACTATCTGAAAAATCAGGCCCTGCCGGTCGTCAACCTCGAATATACCTACAATATCAACGGCTTAGGCCCCACACGAAACGATTCCTACGATTTGCTTCAGGAAAATCGTTTTGCCGACCACCGATTAGGATTAACCCTGCTGATTCCGCTGGGCAATGAAGCCGCCAAAAGCAACCTGCGGGCCGCCTTTTATCAGCGGATGCAGCTGCTGGCCACCCAGGAAAACCGCAAGTCGCTCATTGAGATGGAAGTCCTGAACGCCGTCGATCAGGCACAGGCCAACTGGCAGCGGATTCTGGCCGCCCGCCAAAATGTTCTGCTGGAGGCCCGGCTGGTCGAAGCGGAAATCCGCCAGTTCGAAAACGGCCTTCGAACCTCGACCGATGTTCTGGAGGCCCAGGCCCGTCTGGCCAACGCCCAGAGTGCTGAGATTCGCGCCGTCACGGAATATCAAATCTCCCTGGTGGACCTGGCCTACGCAACCGGAACCCTCATGGGAGCCGCCAAGGTGGATTGGGAGCCCATCACCGTCCGCCGATAA
- a CDS encoding TonB-dependent receptor, whose amino-acid sequence MKRWKGICCFLLCTALACTAAETEDSPSAQMDLFELPLEALMEIEITSSARRPQSINRATRAVYIITAEDIRQAGPTRIDDLFRLVPGMDVFQTKGLVSAVGSRGYVKWNNERMQILLDGRPLYDPYLGGALFYLHPIFLEEIERIEVIRGSAGVAWGVNAMNGVINIITKKAADTQGGLVYAAAGNNGLLHSFLRYGGTVDNISWRAMLGHLANDGFVRENGRRVPDDYSAFLSTGRAEVRLSEDSTLTLTGGHQNAYSNNETLDYFNLQWEKRLEDGSIWQIRWTESYIFRDKSTNYYSGSNNWLYNRADIRSREEILEIQHNFQTGRHNIVWGADFTRDIYRSHPLNDQKNTIPEDFDNNQGSIFLEDEITLADTLWLTLGWRGHYNQLTHFDWAANSALVWEFIPKHFLRGAVARSFRRPTLWQMFRCGPLKYEGRLRVEGEGNDELDNETMISYELGYRGQWADNLSVNIEGYLNQDKDMMALRKGLLQESQPWLPGSDWVEQDWYNQWDNVYSVTTYGIESSIEWQPTAWWLVRGFHTYLHQTKRNELTNWRTGETGIILSPKHRVGLTNRFKLDEVTTLNTQLYWTDTATPYLEYIPGKPFWRLDVRLSRRLWNDRAEIAVGGMNLLDRSHPEGGYDWATGRYNEVPRQLYLEFSCRF is encoded by the coding sequence TTGAAGCGATGGAAAGGAATTTGCTGCTTTCTTCTGTGTACAGCGCTGGCTTGCACAGCCGCGGAAACGGAAGATTCCCCTTCAGCCCAGATGGACCTGTTTGAACTGCCGCTGGAGGCCCTGATGGAGATTGAAATCACCTCCTCCGCCCGCCGCCCCCAGTCCATCAACCGTGCCACGCGCGCCGTTTACATCATCACCGCCGAGGATATCCGGCAGGCCGGGCCGACCCGAATCGACGACCTGTTTCGTCTGGTTCCCGGAATGGATGTCTTTCAAACCAAAGGTCTTGTTTCAGCCGTCGGCAGCCGCGGCTATGTCAAATGGAACAATGAACGAATGCAGATTCTTCTGGACGGACGGCCCTTGTACGACCCCTATCTGGGCGGCGCCCTGTTTTACCTGCACCCGATTTTTCTGGAGGAAATCGAACGCATTGAAGTCATTCGCGGGTCCGCCGGTGTGGCCTGGGGCGTCAACGCGATGAACGGCGTCATCAACATCATCACCAAAAAAGCCGCCGACACACAGGGCGGACTCGTCTATGCCGCCGCCGGCAATAACGGCCTGCTTCACAGTTTCCTCCGATACGGCGGGACCGTAGACAATATTTCCTGGCGGGCCATGCTCGGACACCTGGCCAATGACGGATTTGTCCGGGAAAACGGACGCCGAGTGCCGGATGACTACAGCGCTTTCCTGAGCACCGGCCGGGCGGAAGTCCGATTATCAGAAGACTCGACCCTGACGCTCACAGGCGGACATCAAAACGCCTATTCCAATAACGAAACGCTGGACTATTTCAATCTCCAGTGGGAGAAACGGCTGGAGGACGGAAGCATCTGGCAGATACGCTGGACGGAAAGTTATATCTTCCGCGACAAATCCACCAATTATTACTCCGGCTCGAACAACTGGCTTTACAACCGGGCGGACATCCGCTCCCGAGAAGAAATCCTCGAAATCCAGCACAATTTCCAAACCGGCCGGCACAATATCGTCTGGGGAGCCGACTTTACACGGGATATCTACCGCAGCCATCCGCTGAATGACCAGAAGAATACTATTCCGGAGGATTTCGATAACAATCAGGGCAGCATCTTTCTCGAAGACGAAATCACACTGGCCGATACCCTCTGGCTGACGCTCGGCTGGCGCGGACACTACAACCAGCTGACCCATTTTGACTGGGCGGCCAACAGCGCTCTGGTCTGGGAGTTTATCCCCAAACATTTCCTCCGCGGAGCCGTCGCCCGCTCCTTCCGCCGACCGACCCTCTGGCAGATGTTCCGCTGCGGCCCGCTCAAATATGAAGGCCGACTGCGCGTCGAAGGAGAGGGCAATGACGAGCTGGATAACGAAACGATGATTTCCTATGAACTCGGTTATCGCGGTCAGTGGGCCGACAACCTGTCCGTTAACATCGAGGGATATCTCAATCAGGACAAGGATATGATGGCCCTTCGGAAAGGACTCCTTCAGGAATCTCAGCCGTGGCTGCCGGGCTCCGACTGGGTGGAACAAGACTGGTACAACCAGTGGGATAACGTATACAGTGTCACAACCTACGGCATCGAAAGCAGCATCGAATGGCAGCCGACCGCCTGGTGGCTCGTGCGGGGATTCCATACCTATCTCCATCAAACCAAACGCAATGAGCTGACCAACTGGCGCACCGGCGAAACCGGCATCATCTTAAGTCCCAAGCACCGGGTCGGCCTGACAAACCGCTTCAAACTGGATGAAGTCACCACGCTGAACACCCAGCTGTACTGGACCGACACCGCCACTCCATACCTCGAATACATCCCGGGCAAGCCCTTCTGGCGGCTGGATGTGCGTCTGTCCCGGCGGCTCTGGAACGACCGGGCGGAAATCGCTGTCGGGGGCATGAACCTGCTGGACCGCTCTCACCCCGAAGGCGGCTATGACTGGGCAACCGGCCGGTATAACGAGGTCCCACGGCAGCTGTATCTGGAGTTTTCCTGCCGCTTCTGA
- a CDS encoding DUF3137 domain-containing protein, with protein sequence MKTLEEVKTFYEQALLPDLKVLEKKRRQILAGLAIGLSVLLGGGLFLAGPFFAATEEPAAVIVPMLVMLFLFVGFLVILGWGYQRDFKERIIRRLVCFLEPGLQYDPKGKIAQAEFLRSELFQTRPNVYKGDDRVWGLVGKTRIEFSEILAQHIQRSGKTTTVQTIFRGLFFMADFPKHFRTKTFVLPDTAEKLLGRFGKTLQSLNPARPNLIVLEDPRFEKEFVVYGQDPIEARYILSPSLMERILQFRQKTGRRIFLSFVDSKLYLAVWFDRPLFEPKLFRSLLDFQTLREYCGDIQLAVGVVEDLNLNTRIWSKE encoded by the coding sequence TTGAAAACTCTTGAGGAAGTCAAGACCTTTTATGAACAGGCCCTTCTTCCGGATTTGAAGGTTCTGGAGAAAAAGCGTCGACAGATTTTGGCAGGGCTGGCAATCGGTTTGAGTGTGCTTCTGGGGGGCGGATTATTTTTAGCGGGCCCTTTCTTTGCAGCCACGGAGGAGCCGGCAGCCGTGATTGTGCCGATGCTGGTGATGCTGTTTCTTTTCGTCGGGTTTTTGGTGATTTTGGGGTGGGGGTATCAAAGGGATTTTAAGGAGCGGATTATCCGGCGTCTGGTCTGCTTTCTGGAGCCCGGTCTGCAGTATGACCCCAAAGGGAAAATTGCCCAGGCGGAGTTTCTTCGGTCTGAACTGTTTCAGACAAGGCCGAACGTTTATAAGGGAGATGATCGAGTCTGGGGACTAGTCGGCAAGACTCGCATTGAGTTTTCGGAGATTTTGGCCCAGCATATCCAAAGGAGCGGCAAAACGACGACTGTTCAGACGATTTTTCGCGGTCTTTTTTTCATGGCCGACTTTCCCAAGCATTTTCGCACCAAAACCTTTGTTTTGCCGGATACAGCGGAAAAACTGTTGGGACGCTTCGGCAAAACCCTCCAGTCTCTGAATCCGGCTCGTCCAAACCTGATTGTCCTCGAAGACCCCCGGTTTGAAAAAGAGTTTGTCGTGTATGGGCAGGACCCGATTGAAGCCCGATATATTCTTTCCCCCTCTCTGATGGAACGCATTCTTCAGTTTCGCCAAAAGACCGGGCGGCGAATCTTTTTGTCTTTTGTCGATTCCAAACTCTATCTGGCTGTTTGGTTTGACCGGCCTTTGTTTGAGCCGAAACTCTTTCGAAGTCTGCTGGATTTCCAGACCCTCCGGGAATATTGTGGAGATATTCAGCTGGCGGTGGGGGTGGTCGAGGACCTGAATCTGAATACGCGAATCTGGTCCAAGGAATGA
- a CDS encoding LemA family protein — MFFWILGLTVLGLGIFVIGGYNSLVSKRNQIRNIFGTMDAMLKKRWDLVPNLVAAVKGYVEHERQLFEKVSELRAKALSGALSTEQKVTLDNLMTQLVGVVRGVAERYPDLKASENFLHLQRTLNELEEQISAARRAFNAAVTDYNNAVEMFPTNLLAALFGFRRQELFQIEASERVVPKASLGQT; from the coding sequence ATGTTTTTCTGGATTCTGGGGCTGACTGTACTTGGGCTCGGGATATTTGTCATCGGGGGGTATAACTCTCTGGTTTCCAAACGCAACCAAATCCGCAACATCTTCGGGACGATGGATGCAATGCTCAAAAAGCGTTGGGACCTTGTGCCGAACCTTGTTGCGGCGGTGAAAGGGTATGTCGAACACGAGCGGCAGCTGTTCGAAAAAGTCAGCGAACTGCGTGCAAAGGCGTTGAGCGGGGCTCTTTCAACAGAACAGAAGGTAACCCTCGACAACCTGATGACGCAGCTGGTCGGTGTCGTTCGCGGGGTTGCGGAGCGGTATCCGGACCTGAAGGCCTCGGAGAATTTTCTGCATCTGCAGCGGACCCTGAATGAGCTGGAAGAGCAGATTTCAGCGGCACGGCGTGCGTTCAATGCCGCTGTGACCGATTACAATAATGCTGTGGAGATGTTTCCGACGAATCTGCTGGCGGCCCTGTTCGGTTTTCGGCGTCAGGAACTTTTTCAAATCGAGGCGTCCGAGCGGGTGGTTCCGAAGGCCTCATTGGGGCAGACATAA